The following proteins are co-located in the Robbsia betulipollinis genome:
- a CDS encoding class I SAM-dependent methyltransferase encodes MDAKPHASLPVPDAHALARSTTLVARIAAEIAAAGGWLPFSRYMEMALYTPGLGYYSGANRKFGHSAADGSDFITAPHISPFFARALARPVAEALALAEADEILEFGAGTGLLAAQLLNALADDALPAMPRIRRYTIVELSGELRERQRETLAQHAPAWRDRVRWLDALPERFQGVVIGNEVLDAMPVQLHPHVDGAWFERGVALDGTRLVWRDRPAAAPPTIPAAVRQAIDTAAVDYLIESHAAARAFVGTVCAMLTRGAAIFIDYGFPAHEYYHPQRAAGTLMCHYRHQAHDDPLLYPGLQDITAHVEFSGLTQAALDAGADVLGYMSQARFLINAGIAEDLGRTISPGDPARYLPAANGVQKLLAESEMGELFKVIGFSRGLDDLPRAFATGDRSWTLLDEEDGA; translated from the coding sequence ATGGACGCCAAACCACACGCTAGTTTACCCGTTCCCGACGCGCACGCCCTCGCGCGTTCCACCACGCTCGTGGCGCGCATCGCCGCGGAGATCGCCGCCGCGGGGGGCTGGCTGCCGTTTTCCCGCTACATGGAAATGGCGCTGTACACGCCCGGACTCGGCTACTACAGCGGTGCGAACCGGAAATTCGGCCACAGCGCGGCCGACGGCAGCGATTTTATAACCGCGCCGCATATCTCGCCATTCTTCGCGCGCGCGCTGGCGCGGCCGGTCGCCGAGGCGCTGGCGCTCGCCGAAGCGGACGAGATCCTCGAATTCGGCGCCGGCACCGGGCTGCTCGCCGCGCAGTTGCTGAACGCGCTGGCGGACGATGCGCTCCCCGCCATGCCCCGCATCCGCCGCTACACGATCGTCGAGCTGTCCGGCGAACTGCGCGAACGCCAGCGCGAGACCCTCGCGCAACACGCGCCCGCCTGGCGCGATCGCGTGCGCTGGCTCGACGCGCTGCCCGAGCGTTTCCAGGGCGTCGTGATCGGCAACGAGGTGCTCGACGCGATGCCGGTGCAGTTGCATCCGCATGTCGATGGCGCCTGGTTCGAACGCGGCGTCGCGCTCGACGGCACGCGCCTGGTCTGGCGCGACCGCCCGGCGGCCGCGCCGCCGACCATCCCCGCGGCGGTGCGCCAGGCGATCGATACCGCCGCCGTCGACTACCTGATCGAGAGCCACGCGGCGGCACGCGCCTTCGTCGGCACCGTCTGCGCGATGCTGACGCGCGGCGCGGCGATCTTCATCGACTACGGCTTTCCCGCGCACGAGTACTACCATCCGCAACGCGCCGCCGGCACGCTGATGTGTCATTACCGGCATCAGGCGCACGACGATCCGCTGCTGTACCCGGGCCTGCAGGACATCACCGCGCATGTCGAATTCAGCGGACTGACGCAGGCGGCGCTCGACGCCGGCGCCGACGTTCTGGGCTATATGTCGCAGGCCCGCTTCCTGATCAATGCCGGCATCGCCGAGGACCTGGGGCGCACGATCAGCCCCGGCGACCCGGCGCGTTACCTGCCGGCCGCCAACGGCGTGCAGAAGCTCCTGGCCGAATCCGAGATGGGCGAGCTGTTCAAGGTGATCGGTTTCAGCCGGGGACTCGACGACCTGCCCCGAGCCTTCGCCACCGGCGACCGCTCGTGGACGCTGCTCGACGAGGAGGACGGCGCATGA
- a CDS encoding Nramp family divalent metal transporter — protein sequence MDDRVRPQGAHSMSDNATSAMRDVLEGRRTGWSILVPFAGPAVVVSVAYMDPGNFATNIQAGARYGYSLLWVVLLANLIAMLFQALSAKLGIVTGRSLAELCRAHFPRPLVYAMWGVSEIAAMATDLAEFLGGAIGLALLFHMPLLIGMVITAIVTYLILFFDKAGFRPLELVIGALVGIIGLSYLAELFIAPVAWSGVGLHLFKPALPDAQSVTIAVGIIGATVMPHALFLHSGLTQSRMPPRSEAERRILIKLSNLEVIIALTIAGMINIAMVIMAAGAFHRGHPDVAEIETAYHTLAPLLGVAAAGIFLLSLIASGISSSVVGTMAGQMIMQGFVDFRIPIWVRRAITMVPSFVVVALGVNATQALVTSQVVLSIALPVPMLALVWFTCRRDIMGAYRNSTLVKCGAVVAAAAVLCLNAILLLQAFGFSVPGLPA from the coding sequence ATGGATGACCGAGTCCGCCCGCAGGGCGCCCATTCCATGAGCGACAATGCCACCAGCGCCATGCGCGACGTCCTGGAAGGGCGCCGCACCGGCTGGTCGATCCTGGTGCCCTTCGCCGGCCCCGCGGTCGTCGTTTCGGTGGCATACATGGACCCGGGCAATTTCGCCACCAACATCCAGGCTGGCGCGCGCTACGGTTATTCGCTGCTCTGGGTCGTCTTGCTGGCCAACCTCATCGCCATGCTGTTCCAGGCCCTGTCCGCAAAACTCGGGATCGTGACCGGCCGCAGTCTGGCCGAACTCTGCCGGGCGCATTTTCCACGGCCGCTCGTCTATGCCATGTGGGGCGTGAGCGAAATCGCGGCAATGGCCACCGACCTCGCCGAATTTCTCGGCGGTGCGATCGGCCTGGCGCTGCTGTTTCACATGCCCCTGTTGATCGGCATGGTCATCACGGCGATCGTCACCTATCTCATTCTGTTTTTCGACAAGGCCGGCTTTCGACCGCTCGAACTCGTCATCGGCGCGTTGGTCGGAATCATCGGTCTGTCCTACCTCGCCGAGCTGTTCATCGCACCGGTCGCGTGGTCCGGCGTCGGCCTGCACCTGTTCAAGCCAGCGTTGCCGGACGCGCAGTCCGTCACGATCGCGGTGGGCATCATCGGCGCGACGGTGATGCCCCACGCCTTGTTCCTTCATTCCGGCCTGACGCAAAGCCGCATGCCGCCGCGCTCCGAGGCCGAGCGCAGGATACTCATCAAACTGTCGAATCTCGAGGTGATCATTGCGTTGACGATCGCCGGCATGATCAACATCGCGATGGTCATCATGGCCGCAGGCGCCTTTCATCGGGGTCACCCGGACGTTGCCGAAATCGAGACGGCCTATCATACGTTGGCGCCCCTGCTGGGCGTGGCGGCCGCCGGCATCTTCCTGCTGTCCCTGATCGCCTCCGGCATATCGAGTTCCGTCGTCGGCACCATGGCCGGCCAGATGATCATGCAGGGATTCGTGGATTTCCGCATTCCCATCTGGGTACGCCGCGCCATCACCATGGTGCCGAGTTTCGTGGTGGTGGCGCTGGGCGTCAACGCCACCCAGGCCCTGGTCACCAGCCAGGTCGTGCTGAGCATCGCCTTGCCCGTTCCCATGCTGGCGCTCGTGTGGTTCACCTGTCGCCGGGACATCATGGGCGCCTACCGGAACAGCACGCTCGTGAAATGCGGCGCCGTGGTCGCCGCGGCCGCGGTCTTGTGCCTGAACGCCATCCTGTTGTTGCAGGCTTTTGGTTTCAGCGTGCCGGGGTTGCCAGCCTGA
- the ttcA gene encoding tRNA 2-thiocytidine(32) synthetase TtcA produces MPDDIQRAVAERAADRREQRDAYENNKLFKRLARQVGQAIADYTMIEEGDRVMVCLSGGKDSYALLDILLRLRERAPIHFDIVAVNLDQKQPGFPDHILPEYLTRRGVPYHIETQDTYSIVKRLVPEGKTTCSLCSRLRRGVLYRVAGELGATKIALGHHRDDIVQTVFLNLFYGGKLKGMPPKLQSDDGRNIVIRPLAYVKEADLENYAELREFPIIPCNLCGSQPNLKRAEMKALIRDWEKRFPGRVDNMFNALSSVVPSHLMDRELFDFAGLKASGRADPAGDIAFDEDPCGADGETGVAGDPQAIRFIP; encoded by the coding sequence ATGCCCGACGATATTCAGCGCGCGGTCGCGGAACGCGCGGCAGACCGCCGCGAGCAGCGCGACGCCTACGAGAACAACAAGCTGTTCAAGCGGCTCGCACGTCAGGTCGGGCAGGCGATCGCCGATTACACGATGATCGAGGAGGGCGACCGCGTGATGGTCTGCCTGTCCGGCGGCAAGGACAGTTATGCGCTGCTCGACATCCTGCTGCGGCTGCGCGAGCGCGCGCCGATCCATTTCGATATCGTCGCGGTCAACCTCGACCAGAAGCAGCCGGGCTTCCCGGACCACATCCTGCCGGAATATCTGACGCGGCGCGGCGTCCCGTACCATATCGAGACACAGGATACCTACAGCATCGTCAAGCGGCTGGTGCCCGAGGGCAAGACGACCTGCTCGCTGTGCTCGCGGCTGCGACGCGGCGTCCTGTACCGGGTCGCCGGCGAACTGGGCGCGACCAAGATCGCGCTCGGCCATCACCGCGACGACATCGTGCAGACCGTGTTCCTGAACCTGTTCTACGGCGGCAAGCTCAAGGGCATGCCGCCGAAGCTGCAATCGGACGACGGCCGCAACATCGTCATCCGGCCGCTCGCCTACGTGAAGGAAGCGGATCTCGAAAACTACGCCGAATTGCGCGAATTCCCGATCATTCCGTGTAATCTCTGCGGCAGCCAGCCGAACCTCAAGCGCGCCGAGATGAAGGCGCTGATCCGCGACTGGGAGAAGCGTTTTCCGGGGCGGGTCGACAATATGTTCAACGCCTTGTCGAGCGTCGTGCCCTCGCACCTGATGGATCGTGAGCTGTTCGACTTCGCCGGGCTGAAGGCGAGCGGACGGGCGGACCCCGCGGGCGACATCGCTTTCGACGAGGACCCCTGCGGGGCCGACGGCGAGACGGGTGTCGCCGGCGACCCGCAAGCGATCCGTTTCATCCCCTGA
- a CDS encoding dihydroneopterin aldolase: protein MSSVLTDPRLADCRRLFVRNYEVRMNIGAYEAEKGAAQRVRFNVDLFIALAISTPKRDALDEIVNSDIIPEAILASIGQGHIHLQETLCDDVAARLLADVRVRAVRVVTEKVDVYPGCESVGVEIFRFKEA from the coding sequence ATGTCCAGCGTGCTGACCGACCCCCGTCTGGCCGATTGTCGCCGGCTTTTCGTCCGCAACTACGAAGTCCGGATGAATATCGGCGCCTACGAAGCCGAGAAAGGCGCCGCCCAGCGGGTGCGCTTCAACGTCGATCTGTTCATCGCGCTGGCGATTTCGACCCCGAAACGCGACGCGCTCGACGAGATCGTCAACTCCGACATCATTCCCGAGGCCATCCTGGCGAGTATCGGTCAGGGTCACATTCATCTGCAGGAAACGCTGTGCGACGACGTCGCCGCGCGCCTGCTGGCCGACGTCCGCGTGCGCGCGGTGCGCGTCGTCACCGAGAAGGTCGACGTGTATCCGGGATGCGAATCGGTGGGCGTCGAAATCTTTCGTTTCAAGGAGGCGTGA
- a CDS encoding ABC transporter substrate-binding protein, translating to MRLKRIIVRAALCLVASVAASVALVPLSTASAADLDTIRLRTDWTPWGIDAALYLAKQKGWFARAGIAVDAQDGIGSTHTVQLVGAGQFDAGLANLGPMIIGRDRGLPVIAIADFVRQNDTGVLVPANENWRTPKDLVGRRIAITPGGSGAPFFDRFFANGGVAADQVTRLNVDAAAQTAIYIAGRVDGTVSSIPFFLPIVAAQRPSRAIRFADFGLPLPSFGLFTNEKALAAKRAALGRFASVMAGAWQYIEQGHQDEAVAAMLAQRPDVKLDPKILRGQIDQLLGFMHTPATQGQPTGYMAESDWQGALKTLGDAKLLKNPEPADHYFTNTLLDRATIDRIGAGK from the coding sequence ATGAGGTTGAAGCGCATCATCGTTCGCGCGGCGCTCTGTCTGGTCGCGAGCGTGGCGGCCAGCGTCGCGCTCGTTCCGCTGTCCACGGCCAGCGCCGCGGATCTCGACACGATTCGCCTGCGCACCGACTGGACGCCATGGGGCATCGACGCCGCGTTGTATCTGGCCAAGCAGAAAGGCTGGTTCGCCCGCGCCGGCATCGCCGTCGACGCGCAGGACGGCATCGGCTCGACGCACACCGTGCAACTCGTGGGCGCCGGACAGTTCGATGCCGGCCTCGCCAACCTCGGACCGATGATCATCGGCCGCGATCGCGGCCTGCCGGTGATCGCGATCGCCGACTTCGTCCGGCAGAACGACACCGGCGTGCTGGTGCCCGCGAACGAAAACTGGCGTACCCCGAAGGATCTCGTCGGCAGGCGCATCGCGATCACGCCGGGCGGTTCCGGCGCGCCGTTCTTCGACCGGTTTTTCGCCAACGGCGGCGTCGCCGCCGACCAGGTCACGCGCCTGAACGTCGATGCCGCCGCGCAGACCGCGATCTACATCGCCGGCCGCGTCGACGGCACCGTGTCGAGCATTCCGTTTTTCCTGCCGATCGTCGCCGCGCAGCGCCCATCGCGCGCGATCCGCTTCGCCGACTTCGGCCTGCCGCTGCCCAGTTTCGGTCTGTTCACCAACGAGAAAGCGCTCGCCGCCAAGCGCGCGGCGCTTGGCCGCTTCGCCAGCGTCATGGCGGGGGCCTGGCAGTACATCGAACAGGGCCACCAGGACGAGGCCGTCGCCGCAATGCTCGCGCAGCGTCCGGACGTCAAGCTGGATCCCAAAATCCTGCGCGGCCAGATCGACCAGCTGCTGGGCTTCATGCACACGCCGGCCACGCAGGGCCAGCCGACCGGCTATATGGCCGAGAGTGACTGGCAGGGCGCGCTGAAGACCCTGGGCGACGCCAAACTGCTGAAAAATCCGGAACCGGCCGACCATTACTTCACAAATACCCTGCTCGACCGCGCGACGATCGACCGGATAGGAGCCGGCAAGTGA
- a CDS encoding lactonase family protein, which translates to MNQFVLVSNAEDGHIGVFHLEGASGVLRPLDTVAAGEVVMPLALSRDQRTVFAATRGRDMTLVTFAVDATNGSLTRRQTRAIAHSHAYLATDRAGRYVFGASYGQNMLGVYAPHRQAAPLQVVEGIAHAHCVVVSADDRFAYVSALGGDRILCFRIGDDAACPLHPVDSIALAAGFGPRHLRFSPCGRYLYALSEFRGIVAVLERDPETGRLTWRSASPRPPALAHLRDGVARPNFDAPVQPDPRLLATSVWAADLQVHPGGQFLYASERTASLLLIYRVRAENGSLDCVGAMETEKQPRGFKIDPTGTFLLACGERSAHVAVYRIDSATGLLERVSRAPGGRGANWIELVEQTDIAKNFQLESER; encoded by the coding sequence ATGAACCAATTCGTGCTTGTCTCGAACGCCGAAGACGGCCACATCGGCGTATTCCATCTGGAGGGCGCGTCTGGCGTGTTGCGGCCGCTGGACACCGTCGCCGCGGGCGAGGTCGTCATGCCGCTGGCCCTGTCGCGCGACCAACGCACCGTCTTCGCGGCGACCCGGGGACGCGATATGACGCTGGTGACGTTCGCCGTCGACGCGACGAATGGTTCGCTGACGCGCCGGCAGACGCGGGCGATCGCCCATAGCCATGCCTATCTGGCGACCGACCGCGCCGGGCGCTACGTGTTCGGCGCCTCGTACGGGCAAAACATGCTTGGCGTCTACGCCCCGCATCGGCAGGCGGCGCCCTTGCAGGTGGTGGAAGGCATTGCGCATGCGCACTGCGTCGTCGTGTCGGCCGACGACCGGTTCGCCTACGTGAGCGCGCTGGGTGGCGACCGCATCCTGTGCTTTCGCATCGGGGACGATGCGGCGTGCCCCCTGCATCCTGTCGACAGCATCGCGTTGGCGGCCGGGTTCGGTCCCCGGCACCTGCGCTTCTCCCCGTGCGGCCGCTACCTGTACGCCTTGAGCGAATTCCGCGGCATCGTCGCCGTCCTGGAACGCGATCCCGAGACGGGACGCTTGACCTGGCGTTCGGCGTCGCCGCGCCCGCCCGCGCTCGCGCATCTGCGCGACGGCGTCGCCCGGCCGAACTTCGATGCGCCGGTGCAGCCCGACCCGCGCCTGCTCGCGACATCGGTATGGGCGGCGGATCTGCAGGTGCACCCCGGCGGCCAGTTCCTCTACGCCTCGGAACGCACCGCCAGCCTGTTGCTGATTTACCGGGTGCGGGCGGAAAACGGTTCGCTGGACTGCGTCGGCGCGATGGAAACCGAAAAACAACCGCGCGGGTTCAAGATCGATCCGACCGGCACCTTCCTGCTCGCCTGCGGGGAACGGTCGGCCCATGTGGCGGTGTATCGCATCGATTCCGCGACCGGGCTGCTCGAACGCGTCTCGCGCGCGCCCGGCGGCCGCGGCGCGAACTGGATCGAACTCGTCGAACAGACGGATATCGCCAAGAATTTTCAACTGGAATCGGAAAGATGA
- a CDS encoding DUF2905 domain-containing protein gives MIRWLVTTFVAVMILSACWPWLGRIGVGRLPGDLRFRLFGRDYLFPFTSSILISLIATALVRWL, from the coding sequence ATGATCCGCTGGCTCGTCACGACCTTCGTCGCGGTGATGATCCTGTCCGCCTGCTGGCCCTGGCTCGGCAGGATCGGCGTTGGCCGCCTGCCGGGCGACCTGCGCTTCCGGTTGTTCGGGCGCGACTACCTGTTTCCCTTCACGTCGTCGATCCTGATTTCGCTGATCGCCACCGCACTGGTGCGCTGGCTGTGA
- the gudD gene encoding glucarate dehydratase yields MTLLSASSHTAPVITELQVIPVAGRDSMILNLSGAHGPFFTRNIVILHDSAGHTGVGEVPGGENIRRTIDDARPLLAGESIGNMQALLNRVRTAFADRDAGGRGLQTFDLRTTIHAVTGLEAALLDLLGQHLGVPVAALLGEGQQRAEVEMLGYLFYIADRGRTDLPYLSGAHGTDDWTRLRHETAMTPEAIVRLAEAATARYGFNDFKLKGGVLSGDAEIEAVTALAERFPQARVTLDPNGAWSLAEAVRLCRDQHHVLAYAEDPCGAENGYSGREVMAEFRRATGLPTATNMVATDWRQLGHAIQLQSVDIPLADPHFWTMQGSVRVAQLCHEWGLTWGSHSNNHFDISLAMFTHVAAAAPGRITAIDTHWIWQDGQRLTREPLRIVGGKVAVPQTPGLGVELDMDELGKASELYQRHGLGARDDGIAMQYLVPNWTFDNKRPCLVR; encoded by the coding sequence ATGACCCTTCTCTCGGCATCCTCGCATACCGCGCCCGTCATCACGGAACTCCAGGTTATCCCCGTCGCGGGACGCGACAGCATGATCCTGAATCTCAGCGGCGCGCACGGCCCGTTCTTCACGCGCAACATCGTGATCCTGCACGATAGCGCCGGCCATACCGGGGTGGGAGAAGTGCCCGGCGGAGAAAACATCCGGCGCACGATCGACGATGCCCGCCCCCTGCTGGCCGGGGAAAGCATCGGCAATATGCAGGCGCTGTTGAACAGGGTGCGCACGGCGTTCGCCGACCGGGACGCAGGCGGCAGGGGACTGCAGACTTTCGACCTGCGCACCACGATCCATGCGGTCACGGGACTCGAAGCGGCCTTGCTCGACCTGCTCGGTCAACATCTCGGCGTGCCCGTCGCGGCGCTGCTGGGCGAAGGGCAGCAGCGCGCCGAAGTCGAGATGCTCGGGTATCTGTTCTACATCGCGGACCGCGGCAGGACCGATCTTCCCTATCTGTCCGGTGCGCATGGCACCGACGACTGGACGCGGCTGCGTCACGAGACCGCGATGACGCCCGAGGCGATCGTGCGCCTGGCCGAAGCCGCGACCGCCCGCTATGGCTTCAACGATTTCAAGTTGAAGGGCGGCGTGCTGTCGGGGGACGCGGAGATCGAAGCGGTCACCGCCCTGGCGGAACGGTTTCCGCAGGCGCGCGTCACCCTCGACCCGAACGGCGCATGGTCGCTCGCGGAAGCCGTGCGCCTGTGCCGCGACCAACATCACGTGCTGGCCTATGCGGAAGATCCGTGCGGCGCCGAAAACGGGTATTCGGGACGCGAGGTCATGGCGGAGTTTCGGCGCGCCACCGGCCTGCCGACGGCCACGAACATGGTCGCCACCGACTGGCGCCAACTGGGCCATGCGATCCAGCTGCAATCGGTCGACATTCCGCTGGCCGATCCGCATTTCTGGACCATGCAGGGTTCGGTGCGGGTCGCGCAGCTGTGCCACGAATGGGGATTGACATGGGGCTCCCATTCGAACAACCACTTCGATATTTCGCTGGCGATGTTCACCCACGTCGCGGCGGCCGCGCCCGGCAGGATCACGGCGATCGATACCCACTGGATCTGGCAGGACGGGCAGCGTTTGACGCGCGAGCCCCTGCGGATCGTCGGCGGCAAGGTCGCGGTGCCCCAGACGCCGGGCCTGGGCGTCGAACTCGACATGGACGAACTGGGCAAGGCCAGCGAGCTCTACCAGCGGCACGGCCTGGGCGCGCGGGACGACGGCATCGCGATGCAGTATCTCGTGCCGAACTGGACATTCGACAACAAGAGACCGTGCCTGGTCCGGTAA
- a CDS encoding sterol desaturase family protein yields MLLFLDRYFNILAGEIDQYLVLPLLYRFGWMQWEELSFDWALVCVYGLFAVVVTYAVCWPLEALFPIERWDNRKAVMTDALYTIVNRVGVLPIVSFLLFYQVQVWVNGFLVGHGYIPPTIETLVPALIGHPVVVFLIYALVLDCADYWRHRLSHTFRSWYALHALHHAQRQMSFWSDDRNHLLDDLIAALWFGVVGLAIGVPPLQFPLLFLFMRFIESLSHANIKLSFGSVGERLIVSPRFHRLHHGLRAAGRNSCNYGAVFPIWDILFRTADFSVEYPPTGDRRAPEAMATGGYFAQQLSGFRFFVDEFRRARQARVHPRS; encoded by the coding sequence ATGCTGTTATTTCTCGACAGATATTTCAACATCCTCGCCGGTGAAATCGACCAGTACCTCGTCCTGCCGCTGCTGTATCGCTTCGGCTGGATGCAATGGGAGGAGCTGTCGTTCGACTGGGCGCTGGTGTGCGTCTACGGTTTGTTCGCCGTCGTGGTGACCTATGCCGTCTGCTGGCCGCTGGAGGCGCTCTTTCCCATCGAGCGCTGGGACAACCGCAAGGCCGTGATGACGGACGCGCTCTACACCATCGTCAACCGGGTGGGTGTCCTGCCGATCGTCAGTTTTCTGCTGTTCTATCAGGTACAGGTGTGGGTGAACGGGTTTCTCGTCGGACACGGCTACATTCCGCCGACGATCGAGACGCTCGTCCCCGCGCTGATCGGCCATCCCGTCGTGGTCTTTCTGATCTATGCATTGGTGCTGGATTGCGCCGATTACTGGCGTCACCGGCTCTCCCACACCTTCCGCTCCTGGTACGCGCTCCACGCGCTGCACCATGCCCAGCGGCAAATGAGCTTCTGGTCCGATGACCGGAATCATTTGCTGGACGATCTGATCGCCGCGCTGTGGTTCGGCGTCGTCGGTCTGGCCATCGGCGTTCCGCCATTGCAGTTTCCGCTGCTGTTCCTCTTCATGCGCTTCATCGAGAGCCTGAGCCATGCCAACATCAAGCTGTCGTTCGGCTCGGTGGGAGAACGGCTGATCGTTTCGCCGCGTTTTCACCGGCTGCATCACGGACTGCGCGCCGCGGGCCGAAATTCCTGCAACTATGGTGCCGTGTTCCCGATCTGGGACATCCTGTTCCGCACCGCGGATTTCTCGGTCGAATATCCGCCCACCGGGGACCGGCGCGCGCCCGAGGCGATGGCCACCGGCGGCTACTTCGCCCAGCAGCTCAGCGGCTTCCGGTTCTTCGTCGATGAGTTCCGGCGCGCGCGACAGGCGCGCGTTCACCCCCGGTCCTGA
- a CDS encoding YncE family protein, producing MNSSRRTVLARSLAVPLSLGLSSALLTRAVRAAPAAPPLAMVMNSGEASVSVIDMTSRKVIRTLPTLREPSHWALSKDRSKMYIADANGNALFIVDPRTGTALGHTVIADPYQLGFTPDHRYLVVNALRLDYVDVYRADDLSLVKRFSPGSMPSHLDFSPDSRWSFNSMQASGTLVSFDLVNMSIRWKAKIGPTLAGVLWHNGKVLVCVMGSDHVAEVDPVSGAVLRRIKTGVGPHNIFLTPDGKTLYVSNRVGGSLVALDPTTFELRRTYPFHAAGPDDLGVAPDGKLWISLRFREQVAVLDPHTGSVETIDVGRSPHGIFLNTELRHPGPVTAETL from the coding sequence ATGAATTCTTCCCGTCGCACCGTCCTTGCCCGCAGCCTCGCCGTGCCGTTGAGCCTGGGTCTTTCATCGGCCTTGCTCACCCGGGCGGTACGCGCCGCGCCGGCCGCCCCGCCTCTCGCGATGGTCATGAACTCGGGAGAGGCCAGCGTTTCCGTCATCGACATGACGTCCCGCAAGGTCATCAGGACCCTGCCGACGCTACGGGAACCCAGCCATTGGGCGCTGTCGAAGGACCGCAGCAAAATGTACATCGCGGACGCGAACGGCAATGCATTGTTCATCGTCGATCCGCGCACCGGCACCGCGCTCGGCCACACCGTCATCGCGGACCCGTACCAGTTGGGCTTCACGCCCGACCACCGCTACCTCGTCGTCAATGCCCTCAGGCTGGACTATGTCGACGTCTATCGCGCGGACGACCTGAGCCTGGTGAAGCGTTTTTCCCCGGGCTCCATGCCCAGCCACCTGGACTTCTCCCCGGATTCGCGCTGGAGCTTCAACTCGATGCAGGCCTCCGGGACGCTCGTCTCGTTCGATCTCGTCAACATGTCGATACGCTGGAAGGCCAAGATCGGCCCGACCCTGGCCGGCGTGCTCTGGCACAACGGCAAAGTGCTCGTCTGCGTGATGGGCAGCGACCACGTGGCGGAGGTCGATCCCGTCTCCGGCGCGGTATTGCGCCGCATCAAGACGGGCGTCGGCCCGCACAATATCTTTCTCACGCCGGACGGCAAGACGCTGTACGTTTCCAATCGTGTCGGCGGTTCGCTGGTCGCGCTCGACCCCACGACGTTCGAACTGCGTCGCACCTATCCCTTTCACGCCGCGGGTCCCGACGACCTCGGCGTGGCGCCCGACGGCAAGCTGTGGATCTCGCTGCGCTTTCGCGAGCAGGTCGCGGTGCTGGATCCCCATACCGGATCCGTCGAGACGATCGACGTCGGCCGTTCGCCGCACGGCATTTTTCTCAATACGGAACTGCGCCATCCCGGTCCCGTCACCGCGGAAACGCTTTGA